A single genomic interval of Mangifera indica cultivar Alphonso chromosome 5, CATAS_Mindica_2.1, whole genome shotgun sequence harbors:
- the LOC123216614 gene encoding BTB/POZ and MATH domain-containing protein 2-like produces MGKIFPEYSKPSASPSSSSFHAQSTTSTSVTETVNGSHQFKITGYSLAKGLGIGKYIASDTFMVGGYAWAIYFYPDGKSIEDNATYVSLFIALASEGTDVRALFELTLLDQSGKERHKVHSHFGRTLESGPYTLKYRGSMWGYKRFFKRVLLEQSDYLKDDCLSVHCSVGVVKSHTEGPKIYSIALPPSNIGQHFGKLLESGKNTDVNFEVDGEVFAAHKLVLAARSPVFRAQLFGPMRDQNTKCIKVEDMEAPVFKALLHFIYWDTLPDMEEITGMNLKWASTLMSQHLLAAADRYGLDRLRLLCEANLCEDIAINTVATTLALAEHHHCFQLKAVCLKFVAMPENLRAVMQTDGFEYLKESCPSVLTELLEYVARVSEHSVVVCRHGNEAILDGSDVNGRRVKQRL; encoded by the exons ATGGGAAAGATTTTCCCGGAATACTCCAAACCCAGCGCATCCCCCTCCTCCTCTTCTTTCCATGCTCAGAGCACCACATCAACCTCGGTTACCGAAACTGTCAATGGATCTCACCAATTCAAAATTACCGGCTATTCTTTAGCGAAGGGTTTAGGGATCGGCAAGTACATAGCTTCCGATACGTTTATGGTGGGCGGCTACGCGTGGGCTATCTATTTCTATCCTGATGGGAAGAGCATAGAGGACAATGCGACGTACGTTTCGTTGTTTATTGCGTTGGCCAGCGAGGGGACTGATGTGAGGGCTCTGTTTGAATTGACTTTATTGGATCAGAGCGGGAAGGAGCGCCACAAAGTGCATAGCCATTTTGGGAGGACGCTCGAGAGCGGGCCTTACACGCTCAAGTATCGCGGGAGCATGTG GGGGTACAAGCGGTTTTTCAAAAGAGTTCTTTTGGAACAATCAGACTATCTCAAAGATGATTGTCTTTCAGTTCATTGTAGTGTTGGTGTTGTGAAGTCACACACAGAGGGGCCCAAAATCTATTCCATAGCGCTACCACCTTCTAACATTGGTCAGCATTTTGGGAAACTACTGGAAAGTGGAAAGAATACTGATgtaaattttgaagttgatgGTGAAGTATTCGCTGCTCACAAATTGGTGCTTGCTGCTCGATCACCTGTATTCAGGGCCCAGCTTTTTGGTCCAATGAGGGATCAGAATACTAAGTGTATAAAAGTTGAGGACATGGAGGCCCcggtttttaag GCTTTGCTGCATTTCATATACTGGGATACTCTACCTGACATGGAAGAGATCACTGGTATGAACTTAAAGTGGGCTTCAACTTTGATGTCTCAGCATCTGCTTGCAGCGGCAGATAGGTATGGTTTAGACAGGCTCAGATTGCTTTGTGAGGCCAATCTTTGTGAGGATATTGCCATTAACACCGTGGCAACCACATTAGCTTTGGCTGAGCATCACCATTGTTTCCAGCTGAAGGCTGTTTGTCTCAAATTTGTTGCCATGCCTGAAAATTTAAGAG CTGTGATGCAAACTGATGGTTTCGAGTACTTGAAGGAAAGTTGCCCCTCTGTGTTGACAGAACTGTTGGAGTACGTGGCGAGAGTTAGTGAGCACTCTGTGGTGGTATGCAGGCATGGCAATGAAGCAATCCTTGATGGCAGTGACGTCAATGGGAGGCGGGTTAAGCAAAGGCTATAG
- the LOC123215838 gene encoding RNA exonuclease 4, protein MDTESDHPEALARRHKCPACFKQFKRKEHLIEHMKFSYHSVHEPKCVVCQKHCKSYESLREHLTGQRAKAYCSRIFSDLGCSLCLKLFENPDSLTKHKEGCCLSAPAPSGIAMSRAESQQIISGLVVKNHTGRGHGAVAIDCEMVSAGSVNLCARVCLIDGDENVIFHTYVQPRIPVTDYRYDVTGLTEEHLKDAMGLNEVRDTIFEILFNGESVEKLRLDGGNARLLVGHDLGHDLDCLRMNYPEHMLRDTAKYQPLMKTNLVSHSLKYLTRTYLGYEIQSGLHDPYEDCVAVMRLYKRFSCQPDHVGEMGTQNITGGLVSYGSKELMKMSPSELYEMSRSNYRCWCQDSRKINIQERD, encoded by the exons ATGGACACTGAATCAGATCATCCCGAAGCCTTAGCCAGAAG GCACAAATGTCCTGCATGCTTTAAACAATTTAAGAGAAAGGAGCATCTTATTGAGCACATGAAGTTCTCGTATCACTCAGTTCATGAGCCAAAGTGTGTTGTTTGTCAAAAGCACTGCAAATCTTATGAATCTCTTCGTGAACATCTTACTG GTCAAAGGGCAAAAGCATATTGTTCAAGGATTTTCTCTGATCTAGGCTGTAGTCTTTGtttgaaattatttgaaaatcctGATTCCCTTACCAAGCATAAAGAAGGATGCTGCCTCTCTGCACCTGCTCCATCT GGAATAGCAATGTCTCGTGCGGAATCTCAGCAGATAATTTCAGGCTTAGTTGTTAAGAATCACACTGGCAGAGGCCATGGTGCAGTAGCCATTGACTGTGAAATGGTTAGTGCTGGCTCAGTCAACCTTTGTGCTAGGGTCTGTCTCATTGACGGAGATGAGAATGTAATTTTCCATACTTATGTTCAACCTCGAATTCCTGTCACAGATTATAG atATGATGTAACTGGGTTAACTGAGGAACATCTAAAAGATGCCATGGGACTAAATGAAGTACGGGATaccatttttgaaattttgttcaaTGGAGAGTCTGTTGAGAAGCTAAGGTTGGATGGTGGAAATGCTAGACTTCTTGTGGGTCATGACCTAGGCCATGATTTAGATTGCTTAAGAATGAACTACCCTGAGCACATGCTGAG GGATACTGCAAAATACCAACCATTGATGAAGACGAATCTGGTTAGCCACTCGCTTAAATATCTCACCAGAACATATCTAGG GTATGAGATTCAGTCCGGGTTGCATGACCCATACGAGGATTGTGTAGCAGTGATGAGATTATACAAAAGATTTAGTTGCCAACCTGATCATGTGGGAGAAATGGGAACTCAAAATATTACCGGCGGTTTGGTTTCATATGGGTCAAAGGAGCTTATGAAGATGAGCCCAAGTGAGCTCTATGAGATGTCAAGATCAAACTATAGATGTTGGTGCCAGGAttcaagaaaaattaatattcaagaAAGAGATTAA
- the LOC123216617 gene encoding uncharacterized protein LOC123216617 isoform X1: protein MAELCLIASHGYPPGLLYHQEQGMARVIKDCQLYLLHQGARQEITRPNCLNLRSHQSEEPWKAMNGLCESKQFVKIESTVRRPGLIDVQDPRPDLILLSSGIAEQCARHEKIMRFLKSRSSEAEGGVLDLSLLSDLMGLRPLMFDACRHPSSPSLIYPTNELLEQKHLMDFMGDMACSSNITIHPDGRILFNGSGTEMSDLLSIVAEFYLPRNSTKWTKQSLLIPHFDRLESSEAQVNKSALKTEAVTVAPLKSPEKIKVKPKKKNSRKMGKERDLYRRSYFHAYESLLSLVMNKRQNGKTAILSLKKSGPELPELLTQFSAGIAGTGLAVFFFVICKVACGRVPFCASKLLNTGLAFGLVWLSWAVNRLRDTVIFIRKNASKMELKDEEIMRRVEKSVNEIYFRAATLMAVIVLRLA from the exons atggCTGAGCTTTGTTTGATAGCTTCTCATGGTTACCCTCCAGGGCTTCTTTATCATCAAGAACAGGGCATGGCCAGGGTCATCAAG GATTGCCAACTTTATTTGCTCCATCAAGGGGCCAGACAAGAGATAACAAGACCCAATTGCCTTAATCTGAGGTCACATCAATCTGAGGAGCCATGGAAGGCTATGAATGGGTTGTGTGAGTCTAAACAGTTTGTCAAGATTGAATCTACAGTTAGAAGGCCTGGGCTCATTGATGTGCAAG ACCCCAGGCCAGACTTGATACTCCTCAGCTCTGGAATAGCAGAGCAGTGCGCAAGGCATGAAAAAATCATGCGGTTTCTCAAGTCCAGATCAAGTGAGGCTGAAGGAGGTGTTTTAGATTTGTCTTTACTCTCTGACTTGATGGGGCTTCGACCATTGATGTTTGATGCATGCCGACATCCTTCATCTCCTTCTCTCATTTACCCAACTAATGAATTATTAGAACAAAAGCATCTCATGGACTTTATGGGAGATATGGCCTGCAGTTCAAACATTACCATTCATCCTGATGGTAGAATCTTATTCAATGGTAGTGGGACTGAAATGAGTGACTTGCTTTCCATTGTTGCTGAGTTTTACTTACCAagaaattcaactaaatggACAAAGCAGTCATTACTGATTCCGCATTTTGACAG GCTGGAGAGCAGTGAAGCTCAGGTTAATAAATCTGCTTTGAAGACTGAAGCTGTGACTGTTGCACCTTTGAAGAG TCCTGAGAAAATCAAAGTCAAGCCCAAGAAGAAGAACAGTAGGAAGATGGGTAAGGAGAGGGATCTTTATAGAAGGAGCTACTTCCATGCATATGAGAGCCTCCTATCCTTGGTGATGAACAAAAGACAAAATGGGAAAACAGCTATTCTTTCACTAAAGAAATCTGGTCCTGAACTTCCTGAGCTCTTAACTCAGTTTTCTGCTGGCATAGCTGGGACCGGCCTTgctgtttttttctttgtaatctGCAAAGTAGCTTGTGGGAGGGTTCCGTTCTGTGCATCTAAACTGTTAAATACTGGCCTTGCATTTGGGCTGGTTTGGCTCTCATGGGCAGTAAATAGACTGAGGGACACTGTTATCTTTATCCGTAAGAATGCAAGCAAAATGGAATTGAAGGACGAGGAGATTATGAGGAGAGTAGAGAAAAGTGTAAATGAGATATACTTCAGAGCTGCAACTTTGATGGCAGTGATTGTGCTGAGGCTTGCATGA
- the LOC123216617 gene encoding uncharacterized protein LOC123216617 isoform X2: MAELCLIASHGYPPGLLYHQEQGMARVIKDCQLYLLHQGARQEITRPNCLNLRSHQSEEPWKAMNGLCESKQFVKIESTVRRPGLIDVQDPRPDLILLSSGIAEQCARHEKIMRFLKSRSSEAEGGVLDLSLLSDLMGLRPLMFDACRHPSSPSLIYPTNELLEQKHLMDFMGDMACSSNITIHPDGRILFNGSGTEMSDLLSIVAEFYLPRNSTKWTKQSLLIPHFDSPEKIKVKPKKKNSRKMGKERDLYRRSYFHAYESLLSLVMNKRQNGKTAILSLKKSGPELPELLTQFSAGIAGTGLAVFFFVICKVACGRVPFCASKLLNTGLAFGLVWLSWAVNRLRDTVIFIRKNASKMELKDEEIMRRVEKSVNEIYFRAATLMAVIVLRLA, encoded by the exons atggCTGAGCTTTGTTTGATAGCTTCTCATGGTTACCCTCCAGGGCTTCTTTATCATCAAGAACAGGGCATGGCCAGGGTCATCAAG GATTGCCAACTTTATTTGCTCCATCAAGGGGCCAGACAAGAGATAACAAGACCCAATTGCCTTAATCTGAGGTCACATCAATCTGAGGAGCCATGGAAGGCTATGAATGGGTTGTGTGAGTCTAAACAGTTTGTCAAGATTGAATCTACAGTTAGAAGGCCTGGGCTCATTGATGTGCAAG ACCCCAGGCCAGACTTGATACTCCTCAGCTCTGGAATAGCAGAGCAGTGCGCAAGGCATGAAAAAATCATGCGGTTTCTCAAGTCCAGATCAAGTGAGGCTGAAGGAGGTGTTTTAGATTTGTCTTTACTCTCTGACTTGATGGGGCTTCGACCATTGATGTTTGATGCATGCCGACATCCTTCATCTCCTTCTCTCATTTACCCAACTAATGAATTATTAGAACAAAAGCATCTCATGGACTTTATGGGAGATATGGCCTGCAGTTCAAACATTACCATTCATCCTGATGGTAGAATCTTATTCAATGGTAGTGGGACTGAAATGAGTGACTTGCTTTCCATTGTTGCTGAGTTTTACTTACCAagaaattcaactaaatggACAAAGCAGTCATTACTGATTCCGCATTTTGACAG TCCTGAGAAAATCAAAGTCAAGCCCAAGAAGAAGAACAGTAGGAAGATGGGTAAGGAGAGGGATCTTTATAGAAGGAGCTACTTCCATGCATATGAGAGCCTCCTATCCTTGGTGATGAACAAAAGACAAAATGGGAAAACAGCTATTCTTTCACTAAAGAAATCTGGTCCTGAACTTCCTGAGCTCTTAACTCAGTTTTCTGCTGGCATAGCTGGGACCGGCCTTgctgtttttttctttgtaatctGCAAAGTAGCTTGTGGGAGGGTTCCGTTCTGTGCATCTAAACTGTTAAATACTGGCCTTGCATTTGGGCTGGTTTGGCTCTCATGGGCAGTAAATAGACTGAGGGACACTGTTATCTTTATCCGTAAGAATGCAAGCAAAATGGAATTGAAGGACGAGGAGATTATGAGGAGAGTAGAGAAAAGTGTAAATGAGATATACTTCAGAGCTGCAACTTTGATGGCAGTGATTGTGCTGAGGCTTGCATGA
- the LOC123216615 gene encoding sm-like protein LSM2, which yields MLFFSYFKDLVGREVTVELKNDLAIRGTLHSVDQYLNIKLENTRVVDQDKYPHMLSVRNCFIRGSVVRYVQLPPDGVDVDLLHDATRREARGG from the exons ATG TTGTTCTTTTCGTATTTCAAGGACTTGGTGGGTAGGGAAGTTACTGTAGAGTTGAAGAACGATTTGGCGATCAGAGGGACCCTGCATTCGGTTGATCAGTACCTCAATATCAAGCTCGAGAATACCAGGGTTGTTGATCAAGACAAATATCCTCACATG CTTTCAGTGAGGAACTGTTTCATCAGGGGATCAGTGGTGAGATATGTTCAACTGCCTCCAGATGGAGTTGACGTTGACCTGCTTCATGATGCCACAAGAAGAGAAGCTCGGGGTGGCTGA